Genomic DNA from Streptomyces sp. GS7:
CCATGCGGGCGGCGGCCGAAAAGTAGACCGTGGCGGCGTCGGTGGCGTGCAGGGCCAGCACCGACTCGACCACCTCCCGCGTGGCCGTCGCTCTTCGGCTCGGGCCGGGCAGATGCCGTCGGGTCAGGCGGGCGCGACGCTGTGCGTCGGTAATGCGGGGAACGGTGTTCATGCCTGTGCCTGTGGGGTGTTCTGGCCAGGGGCAGGGGTGGGGGCGGGCAGATTCGGGTTGGGGGTGAGGATGCGGCGCAGGATGTCCTCGACCTCCGCCCGAGTGGGCGGCGTGGTGCCGGCAAGGCCGCGCAGGGTCAGGCCGTTGGTGGCCACGGCCGCGGCGCGGGCGGTGAGCGGGTCCACGTACGGCATTAGCGCATCGATGCTCAGCTCGATGAACCGGTCGGCGATCGGACGCAGTGCGGGCCGGCGCAGGGCCGCCAGGTACAGCTCGAACTCCATGACCTGGTTGTCGCGTTGGGGGCCGAAACAGCCCATGAGGGCATCGGTGAGCAGCACGGCGAGCTGCTCCGGGGTGAGCTCGGGACGCTGGGCGACCCAGTCGGCGAGATAGGCGGCGTAGCGGTCCACGGACCGCTGGAGGGCGGCCTGGATGAGATCGTCCTTGGTCGCGAAGTGGTAGGTCGTCGCGCCCAGCGGGACACCGGCCTGCTCGGCGACCGCCCGGTGGGTCAGCCCCTCGATGCCGCGCTCGGCGATGACCTTCTCGGTGGCGGTGGTGATCTCCGCTATCCGCCGCTTGGGGTCGTACCGCCGCTTCGTGGCGCCCTGCCCGGCCATGATCGTCCTCCCAGGTGTCTCACACGCATCGACGAATGTGACTTGTGTACAAAGGTATCAATTTCTCCCCGAAAGCGCCTGCAGGCTTCCGCCCCGCCGACATCACCATCCCGTTCACCTCGCATTTTTTCCGTTACTCCTCGTCATTTGAGCAGGTGAGACGGTTGATCGCATCGAGTCGTTTGCCCTATTTGCCAGTAACGCTCGACAGAGATGCTGCACGTATGTACTAATTAAGGGGCGCGGTTCCGCGGGCACCCCGCAGAACCTGAGAGCGCAGGGTTTCTCACCTGCGGCTACGCGCTCCAGCCCGCCCCACCGCCACAGGCGCTGTGACCTGGCGGCATCGCGCGGAGGCGATAGCGGCGAACCGCCGCAGCACCCGGCCCCGGCCTACGCGCCCCCACCTGACCACTCCTGCCATCCCGCCAACCCCGATCGGAGGGAAGCCCACCATGATGAACATCGCCCCCTGCCTGGCCGTGAAGGACCCCCTCGCCACCGCCGCCTTCTACCGGAAGCTCGGCTTCGGCGTCCTCGACACCGGCCCCCTCAACCCCGAACACCCGCTGCTGATCATCACCCACGACGGCAAACCCGCCCTGATGGTCCAAACCGACACCAGCCTGCGCGAGCTGCTGCCCACCATGCAGCCCACCAACGGCTGCTCGGGCATCCACTACTTCACCGTCGCCGACTTCGACGCCACCATCGAACGCATCCGCCCCCACGTCGAGGTCGTCAAGGACACCGTCACCAACTACGACCGCACCGGCCGCGAGTTCTTCTTCTGCGACCCCGACGGCTACATCCTCGGAATCTTCGGCCCCGACAACATCGACGACTTCCGACAGCAGACCGAAACCGCGACCGCGACCGAAACCACCTGAGGGCACCACCGCCATGCACACTCCCGCCATCTCCGCCTGCCTCGGCGTCAACGACCTCGACGAGACCATCGCCTACTACGAGAAGCTCGGCTTCCAGGCCCTCCCCGCCCCGCCCCACGCCTACATCCGCGTGCTGACCTACGGCGGCGAATTCGCCTTCATGCTCCAGCAGAC
This window encodes:
- a CDS encoding TetR/AcrR family transcriptional regulator; this encodes MAGQGATKRRYDPKRRIAEITTATEKVIAERGIEGLTHRAVAEQAGVPLGATTYHFATKDDLIQAALQRSVDRYAAYLADWVAQRPELTPEQLAVLLTDALMGCFGPQRDNQVMEFELYLAALRRPALRPIADRFIELSIDALMPYVDPLTARAAAVATNGLTLRGLAGTTPPTRAEVEDILRRILTPNPNLPAPTPAPGQNTPQAQA
- a CDS encoding VOC family protein; its protein translation is MMNIAPCLAVKDPLATAAFYRKLGFGVLDTGPLNPEHPLLIITHDGKPALMVQTDTSLRELLPTMQPTNGCSGIHYFTVADFDATIERIRPHVEVVKDTVTNYDRTGREFFFCDPDGYILGIFGPDNIDDFRQQTETATATETT